Proteins encoded in a region of the Balneola sp. genome:
- the clpX gene encoding ATP-dependent Clp protease ATP-binding subunit ClpX yields the protein MSDKEKNNDIVNCSFCGRSSLEVNSMVAGPGVYVCDRCVEDASSIIKSDLASLARRREKSYKPLLKPIEIKAKLDEYVIGQDQAKKTLSVAVYNHYKRISTESIEHSDTSIEKSNIALLGPTGSGKTLLARTLAKVIDVPFTIADATVLTEAGYVGEDVESILSNLLRAADYDVERAKRGIVYIDEVDKVARKSDNPSITRDVSGEGVQQALLKILEGTIANIPPKGGRKHPEQSFIQLDTSNILFICGGAFAGLEEIISRRLSTSAMGFHTKEQVKFDKGDPKIFTHVEPEDLQRFGLIPELIGRLPMICGLHELSDEAMLDILQTPKNAIVKQYEKLFKMENVELTFEDEALKAIVSKAKDRKTGARGLRSIMEASMLDIMFTLPSMKSVSRCIITKDTIENNAPPVYEKQKASA from the coding sequence ATGAGCGATAAAGAGAAAAATAATGACATCGTAAATTGTTCATTTTGCGGGCGTTCGAGCCTGGAAGTGAACAGTATGGTAGCTGGCCCCGGGGTATATGTTTGTGACAGATGTGTTGAAGATGCATCAAGTATTATTAAGAGCGACTTAGCCTCCCTGGCTCGAAGAAGAGAAAAATCCTATAAACCTCTTCTTAAGCCCATCGAAATTAAAGCCAAACTCGACGAATATGTGATTGGTCAGGATCAGGCTAAGAAAACTTTATCGGTAGCGGTATACAATCACTATAAAAGAATTTCTACGGAAAGCATTGAGCACAGCGATACCAGCATTGAAAAAAGTAATATTGCCTTGCTGGGGCCTACCGGAAGTGGTAAAACTTTATTAGCACGTACGCTGGCCAAAGTTATTGATGTCCCATTTACCATTGCTGATGCCACAGTACTTACTGAAGCTGGTTATGTTGGTGAAGATGTTGAAAGTATCTTAAGCAATTTGTTAAGGGCTGCAGACTACGATGTTGAGCGTGCAAAACGTGGTATCGTTTATATTGATGAAGTAGATAAAGTAGCTCGTAAAAGCGACAACCCATCTATTACAAGGGATGTTAGTGGTGAGGGCGTTCAGCAAGCCTTACTTAAAATTTTAGAAGGTACTATTGCAAATATACCTCCCAAAGGAGGGCGCAAACATCCTGAGCAAAGCTTTATTCAACTGGATACTTCAAATATCCTGTTTATTTGTGGTGGAGCGTTCGCAGGTCTCGAAGAAATCATTTCCAGGAGACTATCTACCAGTGCAATGGGTTTCCATACCAAAGAGCAGGTTAAGTTTGATAAAGGGGATCCAAAGATATTTACTCATGTGGAGCCTGAAGATTTACAGAGGTTTGGATTAATTCCTGAATTGATTGGTCGTCTTCCAATGATTTGTGGATTGCATGAACTTTCTGATGAAGCTATGCTTGATATCCTTCAAACTCCAAAAAATGCTATTGTAAAGCAGTATGAAAAGCTGTTCAAGATGGAGAATGTAGAACTTACCTTCGAAGACGAAGCACTTAAGGCCATTGTAAGCAAGGCAAAAGATCGAAAAACAGGTGCTCGAGGGCTCAGGTCTATTATGGAAGCTTCCATGCTAGATATTATGTTCACACTTCCATCAATGAAAAGCGTGTCACGGTGTATTATTACTAAAGATACTATCGAAAATAATGCGCCCCCTGTTTATGAAAAGCAAAAGGCTTCCGCATAA
- the clpP gene encoding ATP-dependent Clp endopeptidase proteolytic subunit ClpP, translated as MTKQPLFEAGFSPIEDNLVPMVIETTNRGERAYDIYSRLLKDRIIILGSAINDVVASSIVAQMLFLESDDPEKDINLYINSPGGVVTSGLAIYDTMQHIKCDVATTCMGMAASMGAVLLTAGTAGKRSCLPNAKVMIHQPLGGVQGQASDIEIEAKEIIRTKTQLSQIIADHSGKKLSEVIVDSDRNNWMTSDEAKKYGLVDNVIARPK; from the coding sequence ATGACTAAACAACCCCTTTTTGAGGCTGGCTTTTCTCCGATCGAAGATAACCTGGTACCTATGGTTATTGAGACGACTAATAGAGGAGAGCGTGCTTATGATATTTATTCTCGTCTATTAAAAGACCGTATTATTATTCTTGGAAGCGCCATTAATGATGTAGTGGCAAGTTCTATTGTTGCACAAATGTTATTCCTTGAATCAGATGATCCTGAAAAGGATATTAATCTTTATATCAATAGCCCGGGAGGTGTGGTTACCTCTGGTTTAGCTATTTATGATACCATGCAGCATATTAAATGCGATGTAGCAACTACCTGTATGGGTATGGCTGCTAGTATGGGTGCTGTACTTCTTACAGCGGGAACAGCCGGGAAAAGAAGTTGCCTGCCAAATGCTAAAGTTATGATTCATCAACCACTAGGTGGTGTACAAGGTCAGGCCAGCGATATTGAAATTGAAGCTAAAGAAATCATTAGAACAAAGACGCAATTAAGCCAGATTATTGCGGATCATTCCGGAAAAAAGCTAAGTGAAGTTATTGTTGATTCAGATCGTAACAATTGGATGACTTCTGATGAAGCCAAGAAGTACGGCCTGGTTGATAATGTGATAGCAAGGCCTAAGTAG
- the tig gene encoding trigger factor, which translates to MNISVKEITSVDKEVTLKANREELQPKFDKALRKYQGQINLPGFRPGRVPLSIVKKRFGNDIEIEEINKYIQEVFEKDVVEEHDPIGETQMIDFQWENDELEVVFKIGAKPEFTLGDLKKIKVNKMVHDVTDKEVEEEVERTRERDGNWEDVDKAATKDSKLVVDVVSLDDDGNPIEGDSDTDQVIDLREESAKSFLKSLKGKKAGEVVDMKLEEDGEKDHFRVTLKKVQQLHQAEMNEEFFKRNSNGEAKEEDEFKSFIKSRMQQYYDQSSDDLFKNEVVEALVNANEFDTPEAFVEQVKSSYVQQLKQQYGDKLPGTFDELGYREEMTEQAKRETKWYFISQKLQETFEDIEIKPEDIDEFISLEAARYGATVDQLKGYYAQNPSLLESLRSSIRENKVFDKLQDEVSIKELNKEAYQKEQEKKSKKKK; encoded by the coding sequence GTGAATATTTCTGTGAAAGAAATTACTTCTGTAGATAAAGAAGTAACGTTAAAAGCTAATCGAGAAGAACTTCAACCAAAATTTGACAAGGCACTTAGAAAATACCAGGGTCAAATTAATTTACCAGGTTTTCGCCCTGGCCGAGTTCCTCTTTCCATTGTAAAAAAACGCTTTGGAAATGATATTGAGATTGAAGAAATCAATAAATATATCCAGGAGGTTTTTGAAAAGGATGTAGTTGAGGAGCATGACCCGATTGGAGAAACTCAGATGATCGATTTTCAGTGGGAAAACGATGAGCTGGAAGTAGTATTCAAAATCGGGGCTAAGCCTGAGTTTACCCTGGGCGATTTGAAAAAAATTAAAGTGAACAAAATGGTTCACGATGTAACCGATAAAGAAGTTGAAGAGGAAGTAGAAAGAACTCGAGAGCGTGATGGTAATTGGGAAGATGTAGATAAAGCGGCTACCAAAGATTCTAAGCTTGTTGTAGATGTTGTTTCGTTAGATGATGATGGTAACCCGATTGAAGGTGATTCGGACACAGATCAGGTTATTGATCTAAGAGAAGAATCTGCAAAAAGCTTCCTTAAGTCTCTAAAAGGAAAAAAAGCCGGCGAAGTAGTAGATATGAAGCTGGAAGAAGATGGCGAAAAAGATCATTTCAGAGTTACACTTAAAAAGGTTCAGCAACTTCATCAGGCTGAGATGAATGAAGAATTTTTCAAGAGAAACAGTAACGGAGAAGCTAAAGAAGAAGACGAATTCAAAAGCTTCATCAAAAGCCGCATGCAACAATACTATGACCAGAGTTCAGATGACCTTTTCAAAAATGAAGTGGTAGAAGCACTGGTAAATGCAAATGAGTTTGATACTCCTGAAGCATTTGTTGAGCAGGTTAAGAGCTCCTATGTACAACAGCTAAAGCAGCAGTACGGAGATAAGCTGCCAGGAACCTTTGATGAGCTTGGGTACAGAGAAGAAATGACTGAGCAGGCCAAGAGAGAAACCAAATGGTATTTCATTAGTCAAAAACTTCAAGAAACATTTGAAGATATCGAAATAAAACCCGAAGATATCGACGAGTTCATTTCCTTAGAGGCCGCACGATATGGCGCAACGGTAGACCAATTAAAAGGCTATTACGCTCAGAATCCAAGCTTGCTCGAATCACTCAGAAGCAGTATTAGAGAGAATAAGGTATTCGACAAGCTACAGGATGAAGTGAGTATCAAAGAGCTTAATAAAGAGGCTTACCAAAAAGAGCAGGAAAAGAAGTCAAAAAAGAAGAAATAA
- a CDS encoding divalent-cation tolerance protein CutA translates to MYYNLRYIYITTSSKEEARKIGRDLVEKRLAACVNIVDGMESIFWWEGKIEESNECVLIAKTAYSKVRALTDRVKELHSYDCPSVVSLTITEDEGNKDYLDWLIKESAQSRV, encoded by the coding sequence ATGTACTACAATCTTAGATATATCTATATCACCACTTCATCTAAAGAAGAAGCGCGAAAAATCGGACGTGATTTAGTCGAAAAACGTCTGGCGGCTTGTGTCAATATCGTAGATGGTATGGAGTCTATTTTTTGGTGGGAGGGTAAGATTGAAGAATCAAATGAATGTGTTTTAATAGCCAAAACGGCATATTCAAAAGTTCGGGCTTTAACCGATAGAGTGAAAGAACTGCACAGTTACGATTGCCCATCTGTAGTTTCCTTAACCATTACCGAAGATGAGGGAAATAAAGATTACCTGGATTGGCTTATTAAGGAGTCTGCACAATCACGTGTGTAA
- a CDS encoding phosphoadenylyl-sulfate reductase — MEALTLDRLNQNLASSLVDARLAHVLNKYGDKALVTTSFGTTSALLLHIVARVKPDLPVHFVDTGFLFPETHAYKEELTRILGLNIITHKAPYELNQKSRQQMLWKVNPDLCCSYNKITPIESLLSNYDIWISGLLGYQNSFRTGLNILQQRKDLYRFYPLIDWTEKQVKDYYEYFGLPRHPLEALGFSSLGCTHCTAQGKGREGRWSGLDKTECGLHT; from the coding sequence ATGGAAGCATTAACACTGGATCGGTTAAACCAAAACCTTGCCTCGTCTTTAGTCGATGCAAGGCTCGCTCATGTACTCAACAAGTATGGGGATAAAGCACTGGTAACTACCTCATTTGGTACAACTTCTGCACTTTTATTACATATCGTGGCCCGGGTTAAACCGGATCTCCCTGTACATTTCGTAGACACAGGGTTTCTTTTTCCGGAAACTCATGCTTATAAAGAAGAGCTAACCAGGATATTGGGTTTGAATATCATCACGCATAAAGCACCCTATGAGCTGAATCAGAAGAGCCGTCAGCAGATGCTATGGAAGGTGAACCCGGATTTATGTTGTTCTTATAACAAGATTACCCCGATCGAAAGCCTTCTCAGTAATTATGATATTTGGATTTCCGGGTTACTGGGATATCAAAACAGTTTTAGAACCGGACTCAATATCCTTCAGCAAAGGAAAGATTTATACCGCTTCTATCCTCTAATCGATTGGACGGAGAAACAGGTTAAAGACTATTATGAATACTTTGGCTTACCAAGACACCCTTTAGAAGCGCTGGGTTTTTCTTCTTTAGGATGTACTCATTGTACAGCTCAGGGAAAGGGCAGAGAAGGTCGTTGGAGTGGGCTGGATAAAACCGAGTGTGGTTTACACACGTGA
- a CDS encoding T9SS C-terminal target domain-containing protein, whose amino-acid sequence MKFSVFKKRVHLVIGALMICTSSVFAQATKDFATNGSFEDFQLGVLAGNDLGWVFNINANGASSTFEIVDEAHDDDGKALKVTFGAFNNGDDWNIEAVNEDLLVKAGDTYIATVWLKADTTSRTARFYIGLPESGGWSRYEQFDSGLDTVWTKYEIEYTATAFDEQNMMRFAIPMNFASNVGGTIYIDNLQVIGPDPEGAQNTNGSFEDAELTEQADTASIDGWTFELQDTGDATFAIVDDVVKDGDRALRVDIAAQGANDWSIQAINELFPVEFGVTYTFSAWAKASESGATANFTVGNPSFTEFGRINNSEVSLTTDWQEFSFQFQAGAEDTVGRAPIHLSMTGNVGKSIWIDSVRVQKPIEPEETFEPIARDKPKFLGNVYSAAQAPRFEEYWNQVTPENAGKWGSVEGTRDVMNWSQMDAAANLARENGFPFKFHVLVWGNQQPTWIKSLSPSEQLEEIEEWFEAVAERYPDLDWIEVVNEPLHDPPNNSGANSGTSDSGGYIDALGGNGETGWDWIITSFQMARDIFPDSVKLIINDYSILGNTQNTANYITIINLLKDRGLIDGIGVQAHAFSTKFANVSQLEFSLNQLAATGLPIQITELDIDGFPSGSDAQSDQTQLEEYERIFPLMWEHTSVEGITLWGWRDGHWRSEQEAYIMRPSEEERPALTWLRTYVEETEVVVSNEDEAIEKPLGYSLFQNYPNPFNPTTQISYSIPSVSDVKLTVYDVTGRQIQVLVNAQQAAGTHSVSLNAINLSSGVYFYEIIAGSYREVKRMTLIK is encoded by the coding sequence ATGAAGTTTTCAGTATTTAAAAAGAGAGTTCACCTGGTCATAGGTGCACTTATGATCTGTACCAGTTCAGTATTTGCACAGGCCACAAAAGATTTCGCGACTAACGGGAGTTTTGAAGACTTCCAGCTGGGCGTATTAGCCGGAAATGATCTGGGCTGGGTCTTCAATATCAACGCCAATGGAGCAAGTAGCACGTTTGAGATTGTAGATGAAGCTCATGATGATGATGGCAAAGCGTTGAAAGTAACATTTGGAGCATTCAACAATGGTGATGACTGGAATATTGAAGCTGTAAATGAAGACCTGTTAGTTAAAGCCGGTGATACTTATATAGCAACGGTTTGGCTTAAAGCCGATACCACTAGCAGAACAGCACGTTTTTATATCGGACTACCCGAAAGTGGAGGCTGGAGCAGGTATGAGCAGTTCGATTCAGGATTGGATACTGTTTGGACTAAGTACGAGATTGAATACACTGCCACAGCTTTTGATGAGCAAAATATGATGCGCTTTGCCATTCCAATGAATTTTGCTTCTAATGTAGGGGGCACTATCTATATCGATAATCTCCAGGTAATCGGCCCTGATCCGGAAGGAGCTCAGAATACGAACGGAAGTTTTGAAGACGCCGAGTTAACTGAACAAGCCGATACTGCTTCCATAGATGGCTGGACCTTCGAACTTCAGGATACCGGAGATGCTACCTTTGCCATTGTAGATGATGTAGTCAAAGATGGAGATCGCGCACTTCGCGTTGATATTGCTGCTCAAGGTGCCAATGATTGGAGTATTCAGGCTATCAATGAATTATTTCCCGTAGAATTTGGAGTTACCTATACCTTCTCAGCATGGGCTAAAGCAAGTGAATCAGGAGCAACAGCAAATTTCACAGTTGGAAATCCATCATTCACAGAATTCGGCAGGATTAATAATAGTGAGGTATCACTAACTACCGATTGGCAGGAATTTAGCTTCCAGTTTCAAGCCGGAGCGGAGGATACGGTTGGGCGAGCACCTATACACTTAAGCATGACAGGTAATGTTGGTAAAAGTATATGGATTGACAGTGTTCGAGTTCAAAAACCAATTGAGCCTGAAGAAACCTTTGAGCCTATTGCCAGGGATAAACCTAAGTTTCTAGGTAATGTGTACAGCGCGGCGCAAGCTCCAAGATTTGAAGAATACTGGAACCAGGTTACCCCTGAAAATGCTGGGAAATGGGGCTCGGTAGAAGGTACACGGGATGTGATGAATTGGAGCCAGATGGATGCAGCTGCAAATCTTGCGAGGGAAAACGGGTTTCCGTTTAAATTTCATGTCCTGGTTTGGGGAAATCAACAGCCAACCTGGATCAAATCCCTTTCTCCTTCCGAACAGCTTGAAGAAATTGAAGAATGGTTCGAAGCTGTAGCGGAACGTTATCCTGATTTAGACTGGATTGAAGTAGTAAATGAACCGCTACACGATCCACCAAATAATTCCGGAGCCAACTCAGGTACATCTGATAGTGGGGGATATATCGATGCTTTGGGTGGAAATGGTGAAACAGGCTGGGACTGGATAATTACCTCATTCCAAATGGCACGTGATATTTTCCCGGATTCTGTAAAGCTTATCATCAATGATTACAGCATACTTGGTAATACCCAAAACACGGCTAACTATATAACTATTATCAATCTGTTAAAAGACAGGGGCCTGATTGATGGCATTGGGGTTCAGGCGCACGCATTTTCAACAAAATTTGCCAATGTTAGTCAGCTGGAGTTTAGCCTGAACCAACTTGCAGCTACTGGTTTACCCATTCAAATTACAGAACTGGATATTGATGGCTTTCCAAGCGGATCTGATGCTCAGTCTGACCAAACCCAACTTGAAGAGTACGAACGTATTTTTCCGTTGATGTGGGAGCATACCTCAGTAGAAGGGATCACTCTTTGGGGGTGGAGAGATGGGCATTGGAGGTCTGAACAGGAGGCATACATTATGAGACCAAGCGAAGAGGAACGGCCGGCGCTTACATGGTTAAGAACATATGTTGAAGAAACAGAAGTAGTAGTATCAAATGAAGATGAAGCTATTGAAAAGCCTCTGGGCTATAGCTTATTTCAAAATTATCCAAATCCATTTAATCCCACTACACAAATTTCCTATTCTATTCCTTCGGTTTCAGATGTGAAGCTGACGGTATATGATGTTACAGGAAGACAAATACAGGTATTAGTTAATGCTCAGCAAGCAGCTGGAACGCACTCTGTGAGTTTGAATGCGATAAATCTTTCTTCCGGGGTTTACTTCTATGAAATAATTGCTGGAAGCTACAGGGAAGTGAAAAGAATGACCTTGATTAAATAG
- a CDS encoding MFS transporter: MSNSSHKVPFIEKVGYSVGDTASNLFFQTFIVYLLFFYTDVFGISAAAAGTMFLVTRIIDAITDPVMGIISDSTISIYGKFRPYLFWLAIPFGVIGMFMFFTPDLGDTGKIVYAYITYTLMMILYTAINVPYSALMGVITPSSEERTVVSSYRFVAAYVGLLIVTGFTESLVEFFGGGDRQAGWMWTMGLYGLVAAVLFMITFFTTKERVAPPKGQEINIWRDGGDLIKNLPWVLIGLATVFQLMFLVIRGGSFAFYINYYVGDHSIDLFGSAIGLSLSTFLTSGALATLVGALLTSTITKFLDRKKTYSWFLGLGAVVSIFFFFLTPDQIAAIYLVNIIAGFLLGPVAVLQWAMYTDTADYGEWKFGRRATGLIMAASLFALKLGVALGGAITGWVLSAYGFVANQDQSVEALEGIQMLVSIIPAIFGILAFIVIIFYPLTNEKMKEIEVDLIERRGESGEEFIPA; the protein is encoded by the coding sequence ATGAGTAATTCATCACACAAGGTTCCTTTTATAGAAAAAGTTGGATATAGCGTAGGGGATACAGCTTCCAACCTTTTCTTTCAGACTTTTATAGTTTATTTGCTCTTTTTCTATACAGACGTATTTGGTATTTCAGCAGCTGCGGCCGGGACCATGTTTCTAGTTACACGAATAATTGATGCAATTACTGATCCTGTGATGGGGATTATCTCGGATTCCACAATATCCATATATGGTAAGTTCCGCCCGTATTTATTTTGGCTAGCGATCCCATTTGGGGTAATAGGGATGTTCATGTTCTTTACCCCGGATTTAGGCGATACCGGAAAGATCGTATATGCCTATATCACCTATACCTTGATGATGATTTTGTACACGGCAATCAATGTTCCGTATTCAGCATTGATGGGAGTTATTACTCCAAGTTCGGAGGAACGAACGGTGGTTTCTTCTTACCGCTTTGTAGCTGCCTATGTTGGCTTATTGATTGTTACTGGTTTTACTGAATCACTAGTTGAATTTTTTGGTGGTGGAGATAGGCAAGCTGGTTGGATGTGGACAATGGGATTATACGGTCTTGTTGCTGCCGTTCTCTTTATGATCACCTTTTTCACAACCAAAGAAAGAGTTGCACCACCAAAGGGTCAGGAAATCAATATCTGGAGAGATGGAGGAGATTTAATTAAGAACTTACCATGGGTACTCATTGGGTTAGCGACTGTTTTTCAGCTTATGTTTTTGGTAATACGCGGGGGATCCTTCGCCTTCTACATTAACTATTATGTTGGTGATCATTCCATTGACTTATTCGGGAGCGCTATAGGGCTTTCTCTTTCCACCTTTCTCACTTCTGGGGCTTTAGCTACACTTGTTGGGGCACTACTGACAAGTACAATCACAAAATTTCTTGATAGAAAGAAAACCTATAGCTGGTTTCTGGGGCTTGGTGCGGTGGTCAGCATCTTCTTCTTTTTTCTAACTCCCGATCAGATTGCTGCCATCTATTTAGTAAATATTATTGCTGGTTTTCTTTTGGGACCGGTAGCAGTTTTGCAATGGGCAATGTACACCGATACAGCTGATTATGGAGAATGGAAGTTTGGCCGAAGGGCGACCGGGCTCATTATGGCAGCATCTCTTTTTGCGTTAAAACTAGGAGTAGCTCTTGGAGGAGCAATAACAGGCTGGGTGCTATCAGCCTATGGCTTTGTGGCAAATCAGGATCAATCTGTAGAGGCTCTGGAAGGTATTCAGATGCTGGTAAGTATCATCCCCGCAATATTTGGAATCTTAGCTTTCATTGTGATCATTTTCTACCCACTCACCAACGAGAAAATGAAAGAAATTGAAGTCGATCTAATAGAAAGAAGAGGCGAAAGTGGAGAAGAATTCATCCCAGCCTAA
- a CDS encoding beta-glucosidase, giving the protein MEETIHKETALDQAIYKDATKSPEERTKDLISRMTLEEKAAQMVGIWNEKKDTLVDEQGYFDPEKASKHFGHGYGLGQVGRPSDAGKDEEASHEAGFDARQTVELTNAIQKFFLEHTRLGIPVVFHEECLHGLASKWATSFPQPIGLGGTFNTELVERLYAMAAKEARLRGAHQALTPVVDVARDPRWGRVEETFGEDPYLVAQLGVAAVKGFQGDSEFDNKDRVMATLKHFAAHGEPESGMNCGPVNISERVLRETFLMPFKEAIDEANVVSVMASYNEIDAIPSHANPWLLRDVLRDEWGFKGFVVSDYYAILELFDREATHGHGIAEDRKHAAELAIKAGVNIELPEPDCFLHIIDLVNEGRIEEEMLDELVEPMLYWKFKMGLFDDPYLDPEMAEQVSGSESHKALALQAAREAITLLKNESNTLPLNSNTLKQIAVVGPNADRSLLGGYSGAPKTNVTILDGIKTKAKSLGVEVVHSQGCQITVGGRWEADTVVVPTPDENRAYIAQAVEDVKDSDVIILAIGGNDQTSREAWSLTHMGDRTDLNLFGEQDELVDAMVATGKPVIAVVVNGRPLSINNVAEKVASILECWYLGQEGGNALAQVLFGEYNPGGKLPISIPKSVGQLPVYYNYRPSARRGFLHDDAQPLFPFGYGLSYTTFEYSNPVINDPVISVDGATSVSVDVTNTGEYEGSEVVQMYIRDCVSSVTRPVKELKGFKKLWLKPGETKTVSIPITKKSLAFYDIRMNYVVEPGEFDIMIGNSSRDEDLTKLTLTVKE; this is encoded by the coding sequence ATGGAAGAGACTATTCATAAAGAAACAGCATTAGACCAGGCAATCTATAAAGACGCTACTAAGAGTCCCGAAGAGCGAACCAAAGATTTGATCTCAAGGATGACCCTTGAGGAGAAAGCCGCCCAAATGGTCGGGATTTGGAATGAGAAAAAAGATACGCTTGTAGATGAACAAGGCTATTTCGATCCTGAAAAGGCAAGTAAGCATTTTGGACACGGGTATGGACTTGGTCAGGTAGGGAGACCAAGTGATGCAGGCAAAGATGAAGAAGCCAGTCATGAAGCTGGCTTTGATGCTCGCCAAACGGTGGAGCTCACGAACGCCATTCAGAAATTTTTCCTGGAGCATACCCGCTTAGGGATTCCGGTAGTATTCCATGAGGAGTGCCTGCATGGATTAGCATCAAAGTGGGCCACCAGCTTTCCACAGCCTATTGGATTAGGAGGTACTTTTAATACAGAGTTGGTAGAAAGGCTTTATGCTATGGCTGCAAAAGAGGCTCGGTTACGTGGAGCTCATCAGGCATTGACGCCTGTGGTGGATGTGGCTCGTGACCCTCGTTGGGGACGTGTGGAAGAGACATTTGGAGAAGATCCGTATCTGGTAGCACAATTAGGTGTAGCAGCTGTAAAAGGATTTCAGGGTGATAGCGAGTTCGATAATAAAGATCGTGTGATGGCTACCCTCAAGCACTTTGCTGCTCATGGAGAGCCGGAATCAGGAATGAATTGTGGTCCGGTAAATATCTCCGAGCGTGTACTTCGTGAAACCTTTCTGATGCCATTTAAAGAGGCCATTGACGAAGCAAATGTGGTAAGTGTGATGGCTTCTTATAACGAAATTGACGCTATTCCTTCTCATGCCAATCCATGGTTACTTCGCGATGTGCTTAGAGACGAATGGGGATTTAAAGGATTTGTGGTTTCCGATTACTATGCTATTCTAGAGCTGTTTGATCGTGAGGCTACTCATGGTCATGGAATTGCGGAAGACAGAAAACATGCAGCTGAGCTAGCGATAAAAGCTGGTGTGAATATCGAACTGCCCGAGCCTGATTGTTTCCTACATATCATTGATCTGGTAAATGAAGGCCGTATCGAAGAAGAAATGCTGGATGAACTGGTGGAGCCCATGCTGTATTGGAAGTTCAAAATGGGCTTGTTCGATGATCCCTATCTCGATCCGGAAATGGCGGAGCAGGTATCAGGCTCAGAATCCCACAAAGCTTTAGCCCTTCAGGCTGCCCGGGAGGCTATTACCCTCCTTAAGAACGAAAGTAATACACTGCCATTGAATTCAAATACATTGAAGCAAATCGCAGTGGTAGGACCGAATGCCGATCGTAGTTTATTGGGTGGCTATAGTGGCGCTCCAAAAACTAATGTCACCATACTTGACGGAATCAAAACTAAGGCAAAATCCCTGGGGGTTGAAGTAGTTCATAGTCAAGGGTGTCAAATTACCGTAGGCGGACGCTGGGAAGCGGATACTGTTGTAGTTCCTACGCCAGATGAAAACCGCGCATATATCGCTCAGGCAGTTGAAGATGTGAAGGACTCCGATGTAATCATTTTAGCTATTGGAGGTAATGATCAAACCTCTCGCGAAGCCTGGAGCTTAACTCATATGGGCGATCGTACCGATTTGAATTTATTTGGAGAACAGGATGAACTGGTAGACGCCATGGTAGCTACCGGAAAGCCAGTGATCGCGGTAGTAGTAAATGGCCGCCCGTTAAGCATTAATAATGTAGCCGAAAAAGTAGCCTCCATTTTAGAATGCTGGTACTTGGGACAGGAAGGTGGCAACGCCTTAGCCCAAGTATTATTCGGAGAGTACAACCCTGGGGGCAAACTCCCGATTTCCATTCCTAAATCAGTAGGTCAGCTTCCCGTGTATTATAATTACCGTCCCTCAGCCCGACGGGGGTTTTTGCATGATGATGCACAGCCTCTATTTCCTTTTGGATACGGTCTTAGTTACACCACATTTGAATACTCAAACCCGGTAATTAATGATCCGGTTATTTCGGTAGATGGTGCTACCTCAGTATCAGTAGATGTAACCAACACCGGGGAATACGAAGGGTCTGAAGTTGTACAGATGTACATCAGGGATTGCGTGAGTTCGGTTACACGCCCGGTTAAAGAATTAAAAGGCTTCAAAAAATTGTGGCTTAAGCCTGGTGAAACTAAGACTGTTAGCATTCCAATCACCAAAAAATCTCTGGCGTTTTATGACATCCGCATGAATTATGTGGTAGAGCCCGGTGAATTTGACATCATGATTGGAAATTCCTCAAGAGATGAAGACTTGACCAAATTAACCCTAACCGTGAAGGAGTAG